The following are encoded in a window of Collinsella aerofaciens genomic DNA:
- a CDS encoding EpsG family protein codes for MASSRWLWPFPPDVVWSFVEKNFDKYSTYSMSSWSGGDALAAPIMTAMDALLIVVSHLFGVGASDDDREERVLFHGSMLQVVFQFLACFVNIFQRLTTFTSFFLVLYVALRFRKIDTKLKFLLVYGICAVTAVFFVVIMVYRPQWHGVVPFSFFWQLV; via the coding sequence ATGGCGTCGTCGCGTTGGCTTTGGCCCTTTCCCCCTGATGTCGTGTGGAGCTTCGTTGAGAAGAACTTTGACAAGTACTCGACGTATAGCATGTCCTCGTGGTCGGGGGGGGATGCGCTCGCGGCGCCGATCATGACCGCCATGGACGCTTTGCTGATTGTCGTTTCCCATTTGTTTGGGGTGGGGGCTTCGGATGACGACAGGGAGGAGAGGGTTCTTTTTCATGGATCCATGCTCCAGGTCGTCTTCCAGTTCCTCGCTTGCTTCGTGAACATCTTCCAGAGGCTGACGACGTTTACCTCGTTTTTCCTTGTCTTATACGTGGCGCTGCGATTCCGAAAGATCGATACAAAGCTCAAGTTCCTCCTCGTTTACGGCATATGCGCAGTTACGGCCGTGTTTTTTGTAGTAATTATGGTCTACCGGCCGCAATGGCACGGTGTCGTTCCTTTTTCCTTTTTCTGGCAGCTTGTTTAG
- a CDS encoding sugar transferase yields MEENVSDKTEYITDVPCGTSMIGQVIDRQNGSHAPVATEFPPPVENPAPAQGFVATGSYKAPAADPNAAAPKKGGPGYFAFKRAFDIVFSAGVCVVLAIPVVAACIAIEIDSPGKPFFRQKRVGKGGKPIYIFKLRTMVSDAHEHPEKYMTPEQLAQWQREQKVDDDPRITRVGRFLRRTSLDELPQFINVLSGDLSVIGPRPVTLEETYEYGDARDEVLACKPGITGWWAATDRNESTWRSGQRQARELFYVRHQSLGLDTRVFVKTFKAMRRGK; encoded by the coding sequence TTGGAAGAGAACGTGTCGGATAAAACTGAATATATAACTGATGTTCCTTGTGGTACGTCAATGATCGGTCAAGTCATTGATCGGCAGAATGGCTCTCATGCTCCTGTGGCGACGGAATTTCCGCCTCCCGTCGAGAACCCTGCTCCGGCGCAAGGTTTCGTAGCGACAGGAAGCTATAAGGCACCCGCTGCCGATCCCAATGCTGCTGCTCCCAAGAAAGGTGGGCCAGGCTACTTTGCCTTCAAGCGAGCCTTTGACATCGTGTTCTCTGCTGGCGTCTGTGTGGTATTGGCTATCCCCGTCGTAGCTGCATGCATCGCCATAGAGATTGACTCTCCCGGCAAGCCGTTTTTTCGCCAAAAGCGAGTCGGTAAGGGCGGCAAGCCTATCTATATCTTCAAACTCCGAACCATGGTCTCTGATGCTCACGAGCATCCTGAGAAGTACATGACTCCCGAGCAGTTGGCGCAATGGCAGCGCGAACAGAAGGTTGACGATGATCCCCGAATCACGCGTGTAGGCCGCTTTCTTCGCCGCACTTCGTTGGACGAACTTCCTCAATTCATTAACGTTCTCTCGGGTGATTTATCCGTCATTGGCCCTCGTCCCGTAACACTTGAGGAAACGTATGAATACGGCGATGCACGCGATGAGGTGCTCGCATGTAAGCCTGGCATCACCGGTTGGTGGGCTGCGACTGACCGCAATGAATCCACGTGGAGAAGTGGTCAGAGGCAAGCTCGTGAGCTCTTTTATGTGCGCCATCAGTCGCTCGGGTTGGATACCCGCGTGTTCGTAAAAACGTTCAAGGCGATGAGGAGGGGGAAGTAA
- a CDS encoding glycosyltransferase family 2 protein → MTDSPLVSIIMPLYNAEPYLVETFDSVLSQSYKNWELIVVEDCSSDASLRLAKEYENKDRRISVHPNEHNVGAAKSRNTGIEHVSGDFVAFMDADDAWLPDKLDHQLAYMRDCGLGMCFTSYETIESDGQHRNYVHVPKSIDYDGFLKNTVTCSHTIAFDLSKIPLSLLVCPDFGDSFDFPEDMVVWLQVLKSGVPAGGLDEVLAKNRKHGGSRSANKFRAVSRTWNAYRKVEKINPVYSAYCLFWQLTHAVLKRI, encoded by the coding sequence ATGACCGATTCTCCCCTGGTTTCAATCATTATGCCCCTCTACAATGCTGAGCCGTATCTTGTCGAGACCTTCGACTCCGTTCTTTCTCAATCCTATAAGAACTGGGAGCTCATCGTGGTCGAAGATTGCTCTTCGGACGCATCTCTTCGACTTGCGAAGGAATACGAGAATAAGGATCGTCGTATCTCGGTTCATCCCAACGAGCACAACGTTGGTGCGGCTAAGTCGCGCAATACCGGTATCGAACACGTTTCCGGCGATTTCGTCGCGTTCATGGACGCCGATGACGCATGGCTTCCGGATAAACTTGATCACCAGCTTGCGTACATGCGGGATTGTGGTCTGGGGATGTGTTTCACCTCGTATGAGACCATTGAGTCTGACGGACAGCATAGGAATTACGTACACGTACCCAAGAGCATCGACTACGACGGTTTTCTCAAGAACACCGTGACCTGCAGCCATACCATCGCGTTCGACCTCTCGAAAATACCCCTGAGTCTTCTCGTTTGTCCCGATTTCGGGGATTCGTTCGATTTCCCTGAAGACATGGTCGTCTGGCTCCAGGTCCTCAAGAGTGGCGTTCCAGCCGGCGGCCTCGACGAGGTGCTTGCAAAGAACAGGAAACATGGCGGCTCCCGCTCCGCTAATAAATTCCGTGCAGTTTCCCGCACGTGGAACGCCTACCGAAAAGTGGAGAAGATAAACCCAGTCTATTCCGCGTATTGTCTGTTCTGGCAGCTGACGCACGCGGTGCTTAAAAGGATTTAG
- a CDS encoding transcription termination/antitermination NusG family protein, with amino-acid sequence MLVWYVIQVINGREDVMRERIERMVPVGAMQELFYPQYQTEIKVHGEWVNTTKPLFPGYLICDTSDPRTVQQYLLRMDDFARVLAQDGQFVPLAKEEAQLISSFTHRGDRVVPMSEALKKRRPGRSNGWSTAGPRRPHQNH; translated from the coding sequence GTGCTCGTGTGGTATGTGATCCAAGTCATTAACGGTCGCGAAGACGTAATGCGCGAGCGCATTGAGCGCATGGTGCCGGTTGGTGCCATGCAAGAGCTCTTTTATCCCCAATATCAAACCGAGATCAAGGTACACGGCGAATGGGTCAACACGACCAAGCCTCTGTTCCCCGGTTATCTCATCTGCGATACGTCAGACCCTCGCACCGTGCAACAGTATCTGCTGCGCATGGACGACTTTGCCCGGGTGCTTGCCCAGGACGGTCAGTTTGTGCCGCTGGCAAAAGAAGAGGCCCAACTCATAAGCAGCTTTACGCATAGGGGAGACCGCGTAGTGCCCATGAGTGAGGCCCTAAAAAAACGGCGACCAGGTCGTAGTAACGGCTGGTCCACTGCTGGGCCACGAAGGCCTCATCAAAACCATTAA
- a CDS encoding glycosyltransferase — protein MRILFLSNLEFEGFAGPTYCVPALIGALSELEEVVWYNMRPVEREEWRGLPFYRNPNDFAFNIEDFTSRIWGPDLIVFEGFYAFHPNATLLGVLSSGIPYVIEPHCALTSGDQGKKTFKKRICNAVFYNRFAQGAAAIHYLTEKERDESGEKWNRNSFIEPNGIEVPKERPHRESWHGDVPEIVFVGRVEPYQKGLDILLEALTPLNARADSPRFHLSIYGNSVNGFSNEMEKKLQAAGLSDVVAVRGPVYGDAKDAVLRAADIFLLTSRYEGMPMGLLEACAYGLPCVVTPGTNMSDVILAEGAGWVCDLSPESVREAIVAAASSAEAYAEMALASRRVAELFSWPSIAKSIRTDYLKVIGRA, from the coding sequence ATGAGGATTCTATTTCTCTCGAACCTTGAGTTTGAGGGCTTCGCGGGCCCTACGTACTGTGTGCCTGCACTGATCGGGGCCTTATCCGAACTCGAAGAGGTTGTCTGGTATAACATGAGACCTGTCGAGCGCGAAGAATGGAGGGGTCTTCCTTTCTACAGGAACCCTAACGACTTTGCTTTCAACATTGAAGATTTCACCAGTCGAATCTGGGGCCCTGACCTAATCGTTTTCGAGGGTTTTTATGCGTTTCATCCCAACGCGACCCTCTTGGGCGTGCTGTCTTCGGGTATACCATATGTGATTGAGCCGCACTGCGCCCTCACGAGCGGAGACCAGGGGAAGAAAACCTTTAAGAAACGAATCTGCAACGCCGTTTTCTACAACCGTTTCGCTCAAGGCGCCGCTGCGATCCACTACCTTACCGAGAAGGAACGCGATGAGTCCGGCGAGAAATGGAACCGGAACAGCTTCATCGAGCCGAACGGCATAGAAGTGCCCAAGGAGCGCCCTCATCGGGAGTCGTGGCATGGCGACGTGCCTGAAATTGTGTTCGTTGGCAGAGTGGAGCCCTATCAAAAGGGATTGGACATCCTCCTCGAAGCACTTACTCCGTTGAATGCTCGCGCGGATTCACCGCGCTTCCATCTCTCGATTTACGGCAACTCCGTCAACGGCTTCTCAAATGAGATGGAGAAAAAGCTACAGGCCGCGGGGCTTTCAGACGTTGTTGCCGTTCGCGGCCCTGTATACGGGGATGCGAAGGATGCGGTTCTGCGCGCCGCGGACATCTTTCTCCTCACATCACGCTACGAGGGGATGCCGATGGGTCTGCTCGAGGCGTGCGCCTACGGGTTGCCATGCGTGGTAACCCCGGGTACCAACATGTCTGACGTCATCCTCGCAGAGGGAGCCGGATGGGTCTGCGACCTTTCTCCCGAATCCGTGCGGGAAGCCATCGTCGCCGCCGCCAGCTCTGCTGAGGCCTATGCGGAGATGGCCCTGGCCTCACGTCGCGTTGCGGAGTTGTTTTCGTGGCCCTCGATCGCCAAGTCGATTCGAACCGATTATCTCAAGGTGATTGGGCGCGCATGA
- a CDS encoding thiamine diphosphokinase yields MACKVLVVCGSPVVVSADLLRRLAGECDHVVAVDRGLDALLGAGLGCDVYVGDADTVSDAGRALVDAATDFEVERHDPYKDYTDLALALDSVRRRWPGAEVVATCATGGRPDMALSVLGLLAGYEDAPIWIAEDETTARILHAGESWTIESAEGKTFSIIAIAPNTEVSEHGLEWELDHAPLGLLADTGISNIVRSTAKITVHVGTAIAYLLREGFIGTVG; encoded by the coding sequence GTGGCTTGCAAGGTATTAGTGGTCTGCGGCTCACCCGTGGTGGTGAGCGCAGATCTGTTGCGTAGGCTGGCGGGGGAGTGCGACCACGTTGTCGCCGTGGACCGCGGACTCGACGCGCTGCTGGGCGCCGGCCTGGGCTGCGACGTTTATGTGGGGGATGCCGACACGGTGAGCGATGCGGGTCGCGCGCTAGTCGATGCCGCCACCGACTTTGAAGTTGAGCGCCACGACCCGTACAAGGACTATACCGATCTGGCGCTGGCGCTCGATTCCGTCCGTCGTCGCTGGCCGGGTGCCGAAGTAGTTGCGACTTGCGCTACGGGCGGCCGTCCGGACATGGCGCTTTCCGTACTGGGGCTGCTCGCAGGCTACGAGGATGCCCCTATCTGGATTGCCGAAGACGAGACCACGGCCCGCATCTTGCACGCAGGCGAATCGTGGACCATCGAAAGCGCCGAAGGCAAGACGTTCTCCATCATCGCCATAGCCCCCAACACCGAGGTAAGCGAGCACGGCCTAGAGTGGGAACTGGATCACGCCCCGCTGGGCCTGTTAGCCGATACCGGCATTAGCAACATAGTAAGATCAACTGCAAAGATAACCGTCCATGTCGGAACTGCGATAGCGTATTTGTTGCGTGAGGGTTTTATCGGGACGGTGGGTTAA
- a CDS encoding LicD family protein: MSNITPLSIEELHQKELELLEAFDAFCSEHGLRYSLTAGTLLGAIRHKGFIPWDDDIDVCMPRPDYDRLATLAGELPAGLRLVGPENSPFVYPWRKFCTESIRAQEPTYEGVMDQMLWIDVFVMDGVSSDESEIERMQVRMNKASRASVWSSANHNSDSMGKRFIKNAAKALLNPEHAKTKMMAMAERVATEPGYDAASRVSSVLGLAKHGWSLPKEGYEDMVEVEFEEHMFPAMGCWDEYLTKCYGDYMQLPPEDKRQTHCLKAWCVNEDTKENADA; encoded by the coding sequence ATGAGTAACATCACCCCGCTCTCTATCGAAGAGCTACACCAGAAGGAGCTGGAGCTTCTTGAAGCGTTTGATGCCTTTTGCTCCGAACACGGCCTTCGATACTCACTTACAGCCGGCACTTTGCTTGGCGCTATTCGCCACAAGGGATTCATCCCCTGGGATGACGATATCGACGTCTGTATGCCGCGCCCCGATTACGATCGTCTTGCAACGCTTGCTGGCGAGTTGCCGGCTGGACTCAGGCTCGTTGGCCCCGAGAACAGCCCGTTTGTTTACCCCTGGCGCAAGTTCTGCACCGAAAGTATTAGAGCTCAAGAGCCTACCTATGAAGGGGTCATGGATCAAATGCTCTGGATAGATGTTTTCGTTATGGATGGCGTTTCTTCTGACGAGAGCGAGATTGAGCGCATGCAAGTCCGCATGAACAAGGCCTCGCGTGCAAGCGTTTGGTCGAGCGCCAATCATAATTCGGACTCAATGGGAAAACGCTTCATAAAGAACGCAGCCAAAGCGCTTCTTAATCCGGAGCACGCAAAGACGAAGATGATGGCAATGGCTGAGCGCGTTGCAACCGAGCCTGGTTACGACGCGGCAAGCCGCGTCAGCAGCGTACTCGGACTGGCCAAACACGGGTGGTCGCTTCCCAAGGAAGGCTACGAGGACATGGTCGAGGTTGAGTTCGAGGAGCACATGTTCCCCGCCATGGGCTGCTGGGACGAATACCTGACCAAGTGCTACGGGGATTACATGCAGCTGCCGCCGGAGGACAAAAGACAGACGCACTGCCTGAAGGCATGGTGCGTGAACGAAGACACTAAGGAGAATGCAGATGCTTAA
- a CDS encoding HAD family hydrolase, with protein sequence MSHTAAPKVAFIFDCDGTLVNSTPVWAYAQPELLHRHGIDVTVDDFAQFEHLSLEDECQAYHDTWGIGANGEELYRELSDILIDGYSKVPPRDGLLAFLEQAKAAGIAMCVATSTPAELVKSALAGAGLDAYMEFVTTTGEAGRSKQFPDVYELALRRLDERHGQKFERAWVFEDAVFGLKSSGTAGFKRVGIYDPHGRMKRDDVRANCDIFIDSYEELDLPRVLAFEG encoded by the coding sequence ATGTCCCATACCGCCGCTCCCAAGGTTGCTTTTATTTTCGATTGCGACGGCACGCTGGTTAATAGCACCCCCGTTTGGGCTTATGCTCAGCCAGAGTTATTGCACCGCCACGGGATTGACGTGACCGTGGATGACTTTGCCCAATTCGAGCACCTGTCACTGGAAGACGAGTGCCAGGCCTACCACGACACGTGGGGCATTGGCGCGAATGGCGAGGAGCTGTATCGCGAGCTGAGCGACATCCTGATCGATGGATACTCCAAGGTGCCGCCGCGCGACGGCCTGCTTGCATTTTTGGAGCAGGCGAAGGCGGCGGGCATTGCAATGTGCGTTGCCACGTCCACGCCGGCCGAGCTGGTTAAGTCTGCGCTTGCGGGCGCCGGGCTCGACGCTTATATGGAGTTTGTTACCACGACGGGCGAGGCGGGGCGCTCCAAACAGTTCCCCGACGTATACGAGCTGGCGCTGCGCCGCCTAGATGAGCGCCATGGGCAAAAGTTTGAGCGCGCTTGGGTGTTTGAGGACGCAGTCTTTGGCCTTAAGAGCTCTGGCACCGCAGGCTTTAAGCGTGTGGGTATTTATGACCCGCACGGCCGCATGAAGCGCGATGACGTGCGCGCCAATTGCGATATCTTTATCGACAGTTACGAAGAGCTGGATCTGCCCCGCGTGCTTGCATTTGAGGGATAG
- a CDS encoding EpsG family protein: MTIYLMEIVVILVLGVITGVSRGDAERRCFIILACLVLFAFSGLRSYAVGVDTLQYWNAYLTAWMAHSWYETGFLYLLRALNVVSPNPQLLLLFTSAVMTACVGYVVYKSDCNPVLALFLYVTLLTYASFMNLMRQGIAAAIIIAAIPWLESGKRIRFAAAVIFGSLFHSTAIVMLALIPLSALAPTKKVMLGYGVVALALALSP, translated from the coding sequence ATGACGATTTATCTGATGGAAATAGTCGTGATTCTCGTTCTCGGTGTAATCACGGGCGTGTCGCGCGGGGATGCTGAGAGACGATGCTTTATCATCTTGGCCTGCCTGGTCTTGTTCGCGTTCTCCGGCCTGAGAAGCTATGCGGTCGGAGTGGATACGCTCCAGTACTGGAACGCTTACCTGACGGCGTGGATGGCACACTCCTGGTATGAAACCGGGTTCCTGTACCTCCTCCGGGCCTTGAACGTGGTCAGCCCCAATCCGCAGCTCCTTCTTCTCTTCACCAGTGCGGTCATGACCGCCTGCGTCGGGTATGTGGTCTATAAGTCGGACTGCAATCCCGTGCTCGCACTCTTCCTCTATGTGACACTTCTGACGTACGCCTCCTTTATGAACCTCATGCGCCAAGGTATCGCCGCCGCAATCATCATCGCGGCGATACCTTGGCTGGAGTCCGGGAAGAGGATCCGTTTCGCTGCGGCGGTCATTTTCGGCTCCCTGTTTCACTCGACCGCCATCGTCATGCTCGCGCTCATTCCGCTCTCGGCGCTCGCACCGACAAAGAAAGTCATGCTGGGTTATGGCGTCGTCGCGTTGGCTTTGGCCCTTTCCCCCTGA
- a CDS encoding oligosaccharide flippase family protein, with product MKSSNTLAKNIIWQYGLQVLKYVFPLILVPYLTRVLGTGGYAVYAYVLSFMGIVQTLADFGFMLSGTKQVVDLRDNCEVLSRLLGSIELARLLLAAGLCAVVVVVAQFIPLLWDNMGYVLIAYVSTVLRALLPDFMFQGFEDMEPLTTRFFAAKVITVGLTLLVVHGPQDLLLVAVADALGGLVALIWSFMTVRTRYGVRVSFGGFRNALAELKRSAVYCVSNIGTTLVSGFTTFVVGIVLTDPTEIAYWSLALTTVSAVQALYSPISSSLYPHVVAHRDLGAVRKMAIMAAPALLVGTVAYCLLSPQVFFLLGGQGYVAGSWVMVALSPVLPLSFYSILIGWPVLGALGKVNELTASTVASGVINAALLLAMALLGRSSLLAICVIRCIAEVALLGTRGFVLIECLRKGKLHE from the coding sequence TTGAAAAGCAGTAACACACTCGCCAAAAACATAATTTGGCAGTACGGATTACAAGTACTTAAGTACGTATTCCCCCTCATCCTCGTGCCGTACCTCACGCGCGTGCTGGGCACGGGTGGCTACGCCGTCTATGCCTACGTGTTGTCGTTCATGGGAATCGTCCAGACGCTCGCTGACTTCGGTTTCATGCTTTCCGGAACAAAGCAAGTCGTCGACCTGAGGGACAACTGCGAGGTCCTTTCACGCCTGCTCGGCTCCATAGAGCTCGCTCGTCTTCTCCTCGCCGCCGGCCTGTGCGCGGTCGTCGTGGTCGTCGCCCAGTTCATCCCACTGCTCTGGGACAATATGGGGTATGTACTGATTGCCTATGTTTCCACCGTGCTCAGGGCCTTGCTACCGGATTTCATGTTTCAAGGTTTTGAGGACATGGAGCCGCTCACCACGCGTTTCTTCGCGGCAAAGGTGATCACGGTCGGCCTGACTCTTCTGGTGGTCCATGGACCGCAGGATCTTCTGCTCGTCGCAGTTGCGGATGCCCTGGGCGGCTTGGTAGCGCTTATCTGGAGCTTCATGACCGTTCGAACCCGCTACGGCGTGCGGGTTTCCTTCGGTGGCTTCCGAAACGCCTTGGCTGAGCTAAAGAGATCTGCCGTGTATTGCGTGTCGAACATCGGCACCACCCTTGTCTCGGGGTTCACCACTTTCGTCGTGGGAATCGTGCTCACCGACCCGACGGAAATCGCGTACTGGTCGCTCGCCCTCACAACCGTGAGCGCGGTTCAAGCGCTCTATTCTCCAATATCCAGCAGTCTGTATCCCCATGTTGTGGCGCATCGGGATCTGGGCGCTGTTAGGAAGATGGCGATTATGGCAGCTCCCGCCCTATTGGTCGGCACCGTTGCGTATTGCCTGCTGTCCCCGCAGGTGTTTTTTCTACTTGGCGGACAGGGCTACGTTGCGGGTTCTTGGGTCATGGTTGCCCTCAGCCCTGTCCTGCCGCTCTCTTTCTATTCGATCTTGATTGGCTGGCCGGTACTCGGCGCTTTGGGTAAGGTCAACGAACTTACCGCCTCGACTGTTGCCTCAGGTGTTATTAACGCTGCTCTGCTCCTCGCGATGGCGCTTCTCGGCCGGTCATCTTTGCTCGCGATCTGCGTAATCCGCTGCATAGCCGAGGTCGCGCTACTTGGAACCAGGGGGTTTGTGCTGATTGAATGTTTAAGGAAGGGAAAGTTGCATGAGTAA